One part of the Arachidicoccus terrestris genome encodes these proteins:
- a CDS encoding arylsulfatase yields the protein MIRLKKLPHFISLFLCLLTVIPVTAQQKRPNIILIMADDMGYSDIGCYGGEIHTPNIDRLASEGIRFRQFYNGARCCPTRASLMTGLYAHQAGMGWMVVADMGRPAYQGNLNNTSVTIAEVLKAAGYDTYMTGKWHLTNERKIEGNVIDNWPKQRGFNHYFGIIPGGANYFTPTIYSDNKRYKAPDSFYLTNAISDTSVGYIEEHFDKHPDKPMFMYVAYTSPHWPLQALQKDIAKYTDYYQKGWDSIRSERFARQKELKLFKKNTILSPRDSAVQAWKDVPKDKQTEMVKRMAIYAAQVDIMDQGIGRIIAKLKEEHQLDNTLIFFLSDNGACAEFISSGQTKEVNGKQNSFESYRINWANVSSTPFKEYKHFTYEGGIATPLIVHWPNGIAKSLNNTFAKGYGHITDIMATCIDVAQANYPAKYHGHTITPLEGQSLAAVFTGDSVIHHTTYWEHEANIAMRDGKWKLVASTPENKTFDTKTLRLYNLEEDPTEMNDLAKKFPERVQSMYNQWHDWGERVKVFPMDTRPYGVRKQAYQRIINGNFDDLLGGWKVRKKAGVEATVMIDTSGSMTGRNALKVKMLRPAKRPNGLSVQWPFKAKKGEQFEINLDARADRHARMYVRLEAMNGKFSKVIDQPFNISTQSSTGDFKSISIPENGNYRIALYFGDMAKGTNVWVDNIKFRKTGQ from the coding sequence ATGATCCGCCTCAAAAAGCTACCCCATTTCATTAGCCTGTTTCTTTGTCTGTTGACAGTAATACCGGTAACAGCCCAGCAAAAGCGCCCTAATATTATTTTGATTATGGCAGACGATATGGGTTATTCAGATATTGGCTGTTACGGTGGCGAAATACATACACCTAATATCGACAGGCTTGCCAGTGAAGGCATCCGGTTCAGGCAGTTCTACAACGGTGCCCGTTGCTGCCCGACCAGGGCCTCCCTAATGACAGGACTCTATGCCCATCAGGCCGGAATGGGATGGATGGTGGTTGCGGACATGGGCCGGCCGGCCTATCAGGGCAACTTAAACAACACCAGTGTCACCATCGCAGAGGTACTGAAAGCTGCCGGCTACGATACTTATATGACCGGAAAATGGCACCTGACCAATGAGCGCAAAATTGAAGGAAATGTCATAGACAACTGGCCGAAACAACGAGGCTTCAACCATTACTTTGGCATCATACCGGGCGGTGCCAACTATTTTACCCCGACTATCTACAGTGACAATAAACGCTATAAAGCACCGGATAGCTTTTACCTGACCAATGCGATCAGCGATACCAGTGTCGGGTATATCGAGGAGCATTTTGACAAGCACCCTGACAAGCCCATGTTTATGTATGTCGCCTATACATCCCCCCACTGGCCGCTCCAGGCTTTACAAAAGGACATTGCCAAATACACGGATTATTACCAAAAAGGATGGGATAGTATCAGAAGCGAGCGTTTCGCACGTCAGAAAGAACTGAAACTTTTCAAAAAGAATACGATTTTATCCCCGAGAGATTCCGCCGTGCAGGCATGGAAAGATGTTCCAAAGGACAAACAGACAGAAATGGTCAAACGTATGGCCATTTATGCGGCTCAGGTTGATATCATGGACCAGGGCATAGGCCGTATAATCGCCAAATTAAAGGAAGAGCACCAGTTAGATAACACCTTAATTTTCTTTTTGAGCGATAACGGAGCCTGTGCAGAATTTATCAGCAGCGGGCAAACAAAAGAAGTAAACGGGAAACAAAATAGTTTTGAAAGTTACCGCATTAATTGGGCAAACGTCAGCAGTACCCCTTTTAAAGAATACAAGCATTTTACCTATGAAGGAGGCATTGCGACCCCACTTATTGTGCACTGGCCAAACGGCATAGCTAAATCGCTCAATAATACCTTTGCCAAAGGGTATGGTCATATAACCGATATTATGGCTACCTGTATTGATGTGGCACAAGCAAACTATCCCGCCAAATATCATGGGCATACCATCACGCCACTTGAAGGACAATCCCTGGCTGCTGTATTCACCGGTGATTCAGTTATACACCATACAACCTACTGGGAACACGAGGCTAATATCGCCATGCGCGACGGGAAATGGAAGCTGGTGGCCAGCACGCCTGAGAATAAAACATTTGATACAAAAACATTACGGCTATACAATCTGGAAGAAGACCCCACTGAAATGAATGATCTGGCTAAAAAGTTCCCCGAAAGAGTACAATCGATGTACAACCAGTGGCATGACTGGGGAGAAAGGGTGAAGGTATTTCCCATGGATACAAGACCATACGGCGTCCGTAAACAAGCTTACCAGCGGATAATTAACGGGAATTTCGATGACTTACTAGGGGGTTGGAAGGTCAGAAAAAAAGCGGGAGTGGAAGCGACTGTGATGATTGATACATCCGGCAGCATGACAGGCAGGAACGCGCTAAAAGTAAAGATGCTGAGACCTGCAAAAAGGCCAAATGGCCTCTCGGTCCAATGGCCATTTAAAGCAAAAAAGGGCGAGCAGTTTGAAATAAACCTGGATGCAAGAGCAGACAGACATGCCAGGATGTATGTTCGCCTGGAAGCGATGAATGGTAAGTTCAGCAAAGTAATTGATCAGCCATTCAACATATCGACACAATCCTCTACCGGCGATTTTAAGTCCATCAGCATCCCAGAGAACGGTAATTACCGCATCGCGCTGTATTTTGGTGATATGGCAAAAGGCACTAATGTATGGGTTGACAACATAAAGTTCAGGAAAACCGGGCAGTAA
- a CDS encoding DUF4168 domain-containing protein produces MMKKSLVAAGLALFMCVFSLSTKATAQNTVPQQQQQALKTDYSDSQLKQFLDVNKKLQPLQQAAQQHIVKSIENSGLTVDRFREIAQSQQTGKAASLSAQDSTAFNKAAQEIMKEKGKTDSQMVTVIQKEGMDLETFQGIAMAYQQSPEIQQKINKMLGVQTGADSTAAKTDSTGK; encoded by the coding sequence ATGATGAAAAAAAGCCTTGTGGCTGCCGGCCTTGCTCTTTTTATGTGTGTTTTTAGCCTCTCGACGAAGGCAACTGCACAAAATACGGTTCCGCAACAACAGCAGCAAGCCCTCAAAACGGACTATTCTGATAGCCAGTTAAAACAATTCCTGGATGTAAACAAAAAATTACAACCCCTTCAGCAGGCGGCGCAGCAACATATCGTAAAATCTATTGAAAATTCCGGTTTAACAGTAGACCGTTTCAGAGAAATAGCCCAATCTCAACAGACTGGCAAAGCCGCATCGTTATCTGCGCAGGATAGTACAGCATTTAATAAAGCTGCGCAAGAAATCATGAAAGAGAAAGGCAAAACAGATTCCCAGATGGTCACGGTCATACAAAAGGAAGGAATGGATCTTGAAACCTTCCAGGGCATCGCGATGGCCTATCAGCAGAGCCCGGAAATTCAGCAGAAAATCAATAAAATGCTTGGCGTGCAAACCGGCGCTGACTCCACTGCAGCAAAAACAGACTCTACCGGCAAATAA
- a CDS encoding sugar phosphate isomerase/epimerase family protein produces the protein MSSENNGENKLQRREFLRKSVLASVALIAAGKYAGAQSLFLPARPNSKFHGVQIGVITYSYRNMPGDIKQILKYVVDSGISAIELMGDAVEDYAGKPADRKKVAEWRASVGMAKFEEVRKMFSKAGVKIYAFKPNALGKRNTDAEIDYAMKATKALGADAVTVELPSDPAQSERLGKFGEKHKLFVGYHAHTQATDTAWDIALSQSPYNTMNLDCGHYIASGNGNTAESLLALIKNKHDRITSLHVKDRKTKADGGQNMPWGEGDTPIKGILNLIRKNRYKFPATIELEYKIPDGSDAVQEVRKCLAYAEKALS, from the coding sequence ATGTCTTCAGAAAATAATGGAGAAAACAAGCTCCAACGACGTGAATTCCTGAGAAAAAGTGTACTGGCGTCGGTGGCCCTTATTGCAGCCGGTAAGTATGCAGGTGCCCAGTCGCTGTTTCTCCCTGCTCGCCCAAACTCTAAATTTCACGGAGTGCAGATCGGAGTAATTACCTATTCCTATCGCAACATGCCCGGTGACATAAAGCAGATCTTGAAATATGTTGTGGATAGTGGTATTAGCGCTATTGAGTTGATGGGAGATGCAGTTGAAGATTATGCCGGTAAACCTGCTGACCGCAAGAAAGTCGCAGAATGGCGGGCATCTGTGGGAATGGCTAAATTTGAGGAAGTGCGAAAGATGTTCAGTAAAGCGGGCGTCAAAATTTACGCATTTAAACCAAATGCACTGGGGAAACGTAACACGGATGCGGAAATTGATTACGCCATGAAAGCGACTAAGGCCTTAGGTGCCGATGCTGTCACTGTGGAACTCCCAAGTGATCCGGCGCAGTCTGAACGGCTGGGTAAATTCGGGGAGAAGCATAAGTTATTTGTTGGCTACCATGCCCATACGCAGGCAACTGATACTGCCTGGGACATTGCTTTAAGCCAATCACCTTATAACACCATGAATTTGGATTGCGGGCATTATATCGCATCGGGGAATGGCAATACGGCCGAAAGTCTATTGGCCCTTATCAAAAATAAACATGATCGTATTACTTCTCTTCATGTAAAAGACCGAAAGACGAAGGCGGATGGAGGACAAAATATGCCCTGGGGTGAGGGAGATACACCTATTAAGGGTATACTCAACTTAATCCGGAAGAATAGGTATAAGTTTCCGGCTACAATTGAATTGGAATATAAAATCCCGGATGGCTCTGATGCTGTTCAGGAAGTCAGAAAATGCCTGGCTTATGCTGAAAAGGCATTGAGCTGA
- a CDS encoding helix-turn-helix domain-containing protein: protein MKNSTLTDLLKMEIFDENGIQYPIKEGFPEDRISKSYRINNALAFHVPIGARNTMLFQLIITERGTICISNYIFPEKKTIICRSPAAILEVYSTLGGKIDIHLENDQIRSANAGTYNVMAAPSVFNRATFEGNILTVDFHPDPEYIAELAKTYPQLTKIINADRKGYIETLHKEEGNMPFLAAFLYVDLIRKIHEENINMQTRTELMHPIIALMVDPQGSTFTEIQLNYEKLMAVSHMVAYVKNNLELNYTVADLQKLSTKFNALRYNEILISFKAIYKKTPIAYIKELKMLAAKTYLDKGKRESTVASRLGYSYLSHLERDFKAYHGISIKEYKKATKDKDAINLHKRDH, encoded by the coding sequence ATGAAAAATTCCACCCTGACTGACCTATTGAAAATGGAAATCTTTGACGAAAACGGCATCCAATATCCAATTAAGGAAGGATTTCCGGAAGACAGGATTTCAAAGTCCTACAGAATCAACAATGCACTGGCCTTCCATGTTCCGATCGGCGCCAGGAATACAATGCTCTTTCAACTGATCATCACTGAAAGAGGTACCATCTGTATCAGCAACTACATCTTTCCCGAAAAAAAGACGATTATCTGTCGGTCACCGGCCGCTATTCTGGAGGTATACTCGACACTGGGCGGAAAAATAGATATACATTTAGAAAATGACCAAATAAGAAGCGCCAACGCCGGTACATATAACGTTATGGCTGCGCCATCAGTTTTTAACAGGGCTACGTTTGAAGGCAATATCTTAACGGTCGATTTCCATCCAGACCCTGAATACATCGCAGAACTGGCCAAAACATATCCTCAATTAACGAAGATCATTAATGCCGACAGAAAAGGCTATATCGAGACACTTCATAAAGAAGAGGGCAACATGCCATTCCTGGCGGCGTTCCTATACGTAGATCTTATCCGAAAAATACATGAAGAAAATATAAACATGCAAACCAGAACGGAGTTGATGCATCCCATTATTGCGCTCATGGTAGATCCTCAAGGAAGTACCTTTACTGAAATCCAACTCAATTATGAAAAATTGATGGCAGTCTCACACATGGTGGCCTATGTCAAAAACAACCTGGAACTCAACTATACTGTAGCAGACCTACAAAAGCTGTCTACAAAATTCAACGCGCTTCGTTACAATGAAATTCTCATCAGCTTTAAAGCCATTTACAAGAAAACGCCCATAGCCTACATTAAGGAACTCAAGATGTTAGCGGCCAAAACCTATTTGGATAAGGGCAAACGGGAAAGCACCGTCGCATCCAGATTGGGCTATAGCTATTTATCACATTTAGAGCGGGACTTTAAAGCGTACCATGGGATCAGCATTAAAGAATACAAAAAGGCGACAAAGGACAAAGATGCCATCAACCTCCACAAACGTGACCATTAG
- a CDS encoding RagB/SusD family nutrient uptake outer membrane protein yields the protein MSKKISLASYFLILTGALTLLLNAGCKKYLSSKSDKSLAIPSNLVDLQALMDDYSRINYGVGAGLTCADEYYLTESQFEGLYVDEDRRMYIWEDEDVIDSKDNGWVRSYDNIYRANTALEVISKIDRDPVNKDEWDNVKGEALFLRGRSFFEVAMVWAEAYDKGNSETKLGIPLRLGTDFNVPSVRSNLEDTYRQIISDLKASIGFLPKKAAHVFRASKPAACGELARVYLSMRMYDSAFFYSNEALKYFSYLLDYNTVDTSMRYPFERFGPEVIYETTLYMTFAAYNNVDSTIYQMFDDNDLRKPLFFYGNKDGSQMFCGSYNNTFAAFGGIASDELYLMRAECLARQAKLDLALKDLNFLLQKRYLKGSFTLRESNDAKEVLEWILNERVKELLFRGLRWIDIKRFNKEGADITLKRTIGGKEYILPPGDLRYAVAIPKDIIENSDIKQNPR from the coding sequence ATGAGTAAAAAGATTTCATTGGCCAGCTACTTTCTAATCCTTACTGGCGCGTTAACGCTGTTATTAAATGCAGGGTGCAAGAAGTATCTTAGTAGTAAAAGTGACAAAAGCTTGGCGATTCCGAGTAATTTGGTTGATTTGCAGGCATTAATGGATGACTATTCCAGAATTAACTATGGGGTGGGAGCCGGATTAACCTGTGCCGACGAGTATTATTTAACTGAATCCCAGTTCGAAGGGTTATATGTTGATGAAGATAGAAGAATGTATATATGGGAAGACGAAGACGTAATCGATAGTAAGGATAATGGTTGGGTTAGATCGTATGATAATATTTATAGGGCTAATACTGCTCTTGAAGTGATATCGAAGATTGATCGTGATCCGGTTAACAAGGACGAGTGGGACAATGTGAAAGGAGAAGCGTTGTTCTTAAGAGGACGGTCATTTTTCGAAGTGGCAATGGTTTGGGCTGAAGCATATGATAAAGGAAATTCCGAAACAAAACTTGGCATTCCTCTAAGATTGGGAACAGATTTTAACGTTCCGTCCGTCAGGAGCAATCTAGAAGATACCTATAGACAAATCATATCGGATTTAAAGGCGTCTATAGGTTTCCTTCCGAAAAAGGCCGCCCATGTTTTTCGTGCCTCTAAACCTGCCGCTTGTGGCGAACTTGCAAGAGTGTATTTATCGATGAGAATGTACGATAGTGCTTTCTTTTACTCAAATGAGGCATTAAAGTATTTTAGCTATTTATTAGACTATAATACAGTTGATACTTCAATGCGTTATCCGTTTGAGCGATTTGGCCCTGAAGTAATCTATGAAACGACGTTGTATATGACCTTTGCGGCTTATAATAACGTTGATTCAACTATTTATCAGATGTTTGATGATAATGATTTGCGAAAGCCGTTGTTTTTTTATGGAAATAAGGATGGTTCACAAATGTTCTGTGGTAGTTATAATAATACGTTTGCCGCATTTGGGGGTATTGCCAGTGACGAACTTTATTTGATGAGGGCTGAATGTTTGGCGAGGCAGGCGAAACTCGATTTGGCTCTTAAGGATCTTAATTTTTTACTTCAGAAAAGATATCTCAAAGGCTCTTTCACTTTAAGAGAATCGAATGACGCCAAAGAGGTGTTAGAGTGGATTCTCAATGAACGTGTGAAAGAATTGCTTTTCCGGGGACTGAGATGGATTGATATTAAGCGATTTAATAAAGAGGGGGCTGATATTACATTGAAAAGAACTATTGGTGGTAAAGAGTATATACTGCCGCCTGGTGATTTGCGTTATGCAGTAGCGATTCCTAAAGATATAATAGAGAACTCCGATATAAAGCAGAATCCTCGGTAG
- a CDS encoding SusC/RagA family TonB-linked outer membrane protein: MKKIIIAVLMVTSMLCANAQDKSILVKGKVYNKNTGAPVSGVTIRSSATGTAITSRVGGNFSFNVPKSDTLYLYHVGFEAKATPLGKGDTTFAIYLVPRSNELNVVEVNTGYQTIPKERSTGSFDLIGDKLYNEQVRVNVLDGLRFIANGVSVNYKTNTEGQMSVRGLSTIEGPKEPLIILDNFPYDGDISNINPNEVESITVLKDAAAASIWGARAGNGVIVITTKKGRFNSSSRISFTSNLTITSPPNLDYLPTMTSKDLVEFEEELFDQEYRFSDTSRYNRPPFSPVYEVLFQRRNGQIDGNTADELLNGFKNHDVKDDFKKLFYKNAIHQQYNLSFNGGGDKVAYSLTAAYDDNLSDLTAKHNRVSIHSSNSFKVAKDFTINAGLMYTYSKSKSGKPAYGTIRYSNIVMPQYYSFLKTDGSPNAMYLDYRQTYIDTIGGGLLDDWHYYPAIDYKYNDITARTSDFLGNLGLTYQLPFGFTLTAKYQFERQDVDNRSLYDKKSYYARNLINQFAQIDWANNEVTYVLPQGGILNTSEEQILSHHGRMQLNYNLSKGDHQLNVLAGWEISQTKTTSSRYSLYGYNDDLATSIDVDYANYYPLLPTGSNSFIPGAPSVDGKLSRFILVYTNAAYTYKGKYTLSASARRDASNVFGVTTNNRWTPLWSAGLAWKVSAEDFYNSDLIPYLKARLTYGYSGNVDMSLAAVTTINLYDVSKYTKSFIANFTNFNNPELQWEQTGMLNIGLDFSTRNNVISGSMEYYHKNGQNLYGPYYLDRTVGLRITSITKNVAAMHGNGWDFKINSKNIDGEFKWLTELNLNLYRDKVTDYYLGEKNGDYFITGGTGINGLVGYPVYAVFGYRWAGLDPETGDPQGLLDGKVSKDYNSITGNGTSIGDLKYAGPAMPRVFGSLGNTLKWKGFSLAARFGYEFGFYFMRSSINYNNLKFSLSGHKDYSNRWKRPGDELTTNVPSFINPTSNSRARFYNASEVLIEKGDNIRLQYINFGYDWSSKANKRLHFKVYFVINNVGIIWRANNRGIDPDYRDYLIPPSRDYSIGLNIQF, translated from the coding sequence ATGAAAAAAATCATTATTGCTGTATTAATGGTTACTTCAATGTTGTGTGCCAATGCACAGGACAAAAGTATACTGGTAAAAGGTAAAGTATATAACAAGAATACGGGAGCACCGGTGTCCGGTGTGACGATAAGGTCATCTGCTACAGGTACTGCAATCACATCGAGGGTTGGCGGCAACTTTAGTTTTAATGTTCCAAAGTCTGACACATTATATCTGTACCATGTGGGATTTGAGGCAAAGGCGACCCCATTAGGCAAAGGCGATACGACCTTTGCGATTTATTTAGTCCCCCGATCCAATGAATTGAATGTCGTCGAAGTAAATACGGGCTATCAGACAATTCCGAAAGAAAGGTCAACAGGCTCCTTTGATTTAATTGGTGACAAATTGTATAATGAGCAGGTGAGAGTGAATGTGTTAGACGGACTCCGATTTATTGCTAATGGAGTTTCCGTGAACTACAAAACAAATACTGAAGGCCAGATGTCTGTCCGGGGGTTGAGTACAATTGAGGGGCCGAAAGAGCCATTGATTATACTTGATAACTTTCCTTATGATGGCGATATTAGTAATATTAATCCGAATGAGGTTGAAAGTATAACTGTCTTAAAGGATGCTGCTGCAGCATCAATTTGGGGAGCAAGAGCCGGTAATGGCGTAATTGTAATTACCACGAAAAAAGGTAGATTCAATTCCAGTAGCAGGATAAGTTTTACATCGAATCTTACAATTACTTCGCCACCGAATCTGGATTACCTGCCAACAATGACCTCGAAAGATTTAGTGGAGTTTGAAGAGGAGCTATTTGATCAGGAATACAGGTTTTCTGACACTTCGAGATATAACAGGCCTCCATTTTCTCCAGTCTATGAGGTATTGTTTCAGCGAAGAAACGGCCAAATTGATGGAAATACAGCTGATGAATTATTGAATGGTTTTAAAAACCATGACGTTAAAGATGATTTCAAAAAGTTGTTTTATAAAAATGCGATCCATCAACAATATAATCTGAGCTTTAATGGAGGAGGCGATAAGGTCGCTTATTCATTAACGGCTGCATATGACGACAATTTAAGTGATTTGACGGCAAAGCATAACAGGGTTAGTATTCACTCTTCCAACTCTTTCAAAGTCGCGAAAGACTTTACCATCAATGCCGGATTAATGTATACATACTCAAAAAGCAAGTCAGGTAAGCCTGCTTACGGAACTATCAGGTACTCAAATATTGTTATGCCTCAATATTATTCTTTTTTGAAAACCGATGGTAGCCCTAATGCCATGTATTTGGATTATCGCCAAACATATATAGATACAATTGGAGGAGGCCTATTGGACGATTGGCATTATTATCCGGCTATTGATTATAAGTATAACGATATAACAGCCCGTACCAGCGATTTTCTGGGGAATCTGGGGCTGACTTACCAGTTGCCTTTTGGCTTTACACTCACTGCTAAGTATCAGTTTGAACGGCAGGATGTCGATAATAGAAGCCTTTATGATAAAAAAAGCTATTACGCGAGGAATCTCATTAATCAATTTGCTCAGATAGACTGGGCTAATAATGAGGTGACATATGTTTTACCACAAGGAGGTATATTAAATACAAGCGAGGAGCAGATTTTATCACATCATGGCAGGATGCAATTGAATTATAATTTAAGTAAAGGCGATCACCAGTTAAATGTCTTGGCTGGCTGGGAAATTAGCCAGACCAAAACAACAAGTTCCAGATATTCGCTATACGGCTATAATGATGATCTGGCCACTAGTATAGATGTTGATTATGCCAATTACTATCCATTACTTCCAACTGGTAGCAACTCTTTTATTCCTGGAGCTCCCTCGGTAGATGGTAAATTGAGTCGTTTTATTTTAGTTTACACGAATGCCGCTTATACTTATAAAGGAAAATATACTTTATCAGCCAGTGCGAGAAGAGATGCATCTAATGTTTTTGGTGTAACTACGAACAATAGATGGACTCCTCTTTGGTCGGCCGGACTTGCATGGAAGGTTTCTGCCGAAGATTTTTATAATTCTGATCTAATTCCTTATTTAAAAGCACGCTTAACCTATGGGTATAGCGGAAATGTAGATATGAGCCTTGCGGCGGTGACTACAATTAACTTATATGATGTATCCAAATATACAAAGTCATTTATCGCAAATTTCACAAATTTTAATAATCCAGAATTACAGTGGGAACAGACAGGGATGTTAAATATCGGGCTAGACTTCTCTACTAGGAATAATGTGATATCCGGATCTATGGAATATTATCATAAGAATGGTCAGAACTTATATGGTCCGTATTATCTTGACAGGACTGTCGGGTTAAGGATAACCAGTATTACCAAGAATGTAGCAGCTATGCATGGCAATGGATGGGACTTTAAAATAAACTCAAAGAATATAGATGGGGAATTCAAATGGCTGACTGAACTGAACCTAAACTTATATAGAGATAAGGTCACTGATTATTATCTTGGCGAGAAGAATGGGGACTATTTTATAACCGGTGGTACAGGTATTAATGGGTTAGTAGGATATCCTGTGTATGCTGTATTTGGCTATCGATGGGCCGGGCTGGACCCCGAAACCGGAGATCCGCAAGGCCTTCTGGATGGGAAGGTAAGTAAAGATTATAACAGCATTACTGGTAATGGGACTTCAATTGGTGATCTTAAGTATGCCGGCCCAGCCATGCCTCGGGTCTTTGGCTCGTTGGGCAATACGCTCAAATGGAAGGGGTTTTCTTTGGCAGCGAGATTCGGCTATGAGTTCGGCTTTTATTTTATGAGGTCTTCGATTAATTATAATAACCTAAAATTTTCCTTAAGTGGCCATAAAGATTATTCAAATCGGTGGAAGCGGCCGGGAGATGAGCTGACGACGAATGTGCCATCTTTTATCAATCCAACAAGTAATTCAAGGGCCAGGTTTTACAATGCTTCAGAGGTTTTGATTGAGAAGGGCGATAATATACGGCTTCAGTACATAAATTTTGGGTATGATTGGAGCTCGAAAGCTAATAAGAGGTTGCATTTCAAAGTGTATTTTGTGATTAATAATGTAGGAATTATTTGGCGGGCTAACAATAGAGGAATTGACCCTGATTATAGAGATTATTTGATTCCGCCGTCAAGAGATTATTCAATAGGTTTAAACATTCAATTTTAA
- a CDS encoding TlpA family protein disulfide reductase: MKMFIMVVAFLCLAEVCCAQSVRPLKVGDRFPEMIFTNVINASYSSVPYNKLKDKVVVLDFFSTWCSSCLALFPHLDSLKAKYGEKLEIFIVTREPREKVEKMLKTKAIAKGFKLPFIVEDTVLRKLFPNKYLPHEVFIKGGTVAAITYPEFLNDSSIDILLKENEIDLPVKKDRVHYDFDQSLVKNLEVNSTEIGMGQFFLSKAITGVPAMGYVRESKDKSFTRYTKVNRTLLELLEKAAGFLNVDNRIVLEVKDSSKFVTTDALAYAWRTANTYCLEYIVPTAWSDNKIGKWLLRQFSVFTDYELSVENRLVDCWVLTKANKADTAEVRSREGLLYRSIEGMVASMNSQLFGNLIVPIVLDETGDSSTVHINLKRENIHNPVVLSGVLRKYGYELKPAKRKIRMLIIRDKLKPNITAY, encoded by the coding sequence ATGAAGATGTTTATTATGGTAGTGGCATTCTTATGCCTTGCCGAAGTATGCTGTGCCCAATCTGTTCGACCATTGAAGGTAGGTGATCGTTTCCCGGAAATGATATTTACGAATGTTATTAATGCCTCTTATTCCTCCGTACCGTATAATAAATTAAAGGATAAAGTGGTCGTGCTGGACTTTTTCAGTACCTGGTGCAGTTCCTGTCTGGCCTTATTTCCGCATCTGGATTCACTGAAGGCAAAATATGGAGAAAAGTTGGAAATTTTTATTGTTACAAGAGAGCCGCGTGAAAAAGTAGAAAAGATGCTTAAGACAAAGGCGATTGCCAAAGGATTCAAACTACCGTTTATAGTGGAGGATACTGTATTGCGTAAGCTGTTTCCCAATAAATATCTCCCGCATGAGGTATTTATTAAAGGAGGAACAGTTGCCGCTATAACTTATCCAGAATTTTTGAACGACTCGTCGATTGATATTTTGCTTAAGGAAAACGAAATCGACCTTCCGGTTAAAAAAGACAGGGTACATTATGATTTTGATCAATCCTTAGTCAAAAATCTGGAGGTCAATTCGACAGAAATTGGCATGGGGCAATTTTTTCTGTCCAAAGCAATAACTGGCGTTCCCGCTATGGGGTATGTCCGAGAAAGTAAAGATAAGTCCTTTACGCGCTACACGAAAGTCAACAGAACCCTACTTGAATTGCTGGAGAAGGCCGCCGGATTCCTGAATGTTGATAACAGAATTGTGCTGGAGGTGAAGGATTCATCCAAATTTGTAACGACTGATGCCCTAGCTTATGCATGGAGAACGGCGAATACATACTGTTTGGAGTATATTGTTCCAACAGCCTGGAGTGATAATAAGATTGGTAAGTGGTTATTACGGCAGTTCAGCGTTTTTACAGATTATGAACTTTCCGTTGAAAACCGCCTTGTGGATTGTTGGGTGCTTACTAAAGCGAATAAAGCCGATACTGCTGAAGTGAGATCACGCGAAGGTCTCTTATACAGATCAATTGAGGGGATGGTGGCAAGTATGAATAGTCAATTATTCGGAAATCTCATTGTACCTATTGTGCTAGACGAAACTGGGGACTCTTCAACCGTACATATTAACCTAAAAAGAGAGAATATTCATAATCCGGTTGTTTTATCGGGCGTATTGAGAAAGTATGGATATGAACTGAAACCTGCCAAGAGAAAAATAAGGATGCTGATAATCAGAGATAAACTCAAACCGAATATAACTGCTTACTAA
- a CDS encoding helix-turn-helix domain-containing protein — MAEKIGDIIRARIDELGYTQKQVGEKIHRSQKTIQSLLNSTTISSQRLIELSEVLNCNLFLFFTRPGGPLERFAPESCDEIRNENVALKEKVSKLEDLVDRMQSDLDHQREVVAYMKQTLEIQQAYIQNMSPNKDK; from the coding sequence ATGGCAGAAAAAATAGGTGATATAATAAGGGCGAGGATTGACGAACTTGGCTATACGCAAAAGCAGGTAGGTGAGAAAATCCACCGTTCACAGAAGACGATACAGAGCCTACTAAACTCAACGACAATTTCCAGTCAGCGCTTGATTGAGCTTAGTGAGGTACTTAATTGCAACTTATTTCTTTTTTTTACCAGGCCCGGCGGCCCGCTGGAAAGATTTGCCCCTGAATCCTGCGATGAAATCCGAAATGAAAACGTGGCGTTGAAAGAAAAAGTCTCCAAACTGGAAGATCTGGTGGACAGAATGCAATCAGATCTGGATCATCAGAGGGAGGTTGTCGCATATATGAAACAGACACTGGAGATTCAACAGGCCTATATACAGAACATGAGCCCAAACAAGGACAAATAG